Below is a genomic region from Asterias amurensis chromosome 4, ASM3211899v1.
ATTCCATGCACTGAGAATATTCCAACCTGTGGTGATACATGCGACAAACTTCTAGAATGTGGACTTCATAAATGTACAAGAAGATGCCACTCAGGACCATGTGAAACAGTAAGAACTAAATGTTTTTAAGTATCTGTAGGGTTGTTTGGCCGACTTGTGaatttgtctgtctgtctgttggGGTGCCTATCTGGTTGTCTGTAGAGCTGGTTGGTTGTCCATATTGCTTGTGAATTTGTGTATCTTAAAAGGTTTGATGCCTGTCACAAAGCATACAAattacttgctaagcacagaaaaatcttgcttaaaaaCAGAAActggccaaaattccataaagtgtacactgttgcaactggtgccccatttATGTTTTGCTTACCaaaaacatttgctaagcagtattttccgTTTAAGAGctttaggaaattgggccctgacgtcatcatcatcgATAAATCTTGGAAGTATGATTTCTGTGTGGTAATGTTTTAGGCGAACAAGCGGTTAGTTACGCAATATACTTTCACATGCCTCTGTATTTGAACGacctgtaaaagtttttttGTCCTGGAgcgtttaaagggaaggtacacgtttggtaattactcaaaacaaatattaacttaaaaactgacttggtaacgagcattggagagctgttgatagtataaaacattgtgagaaacagctccctctgaagtagcatagattttgaaatagaggtaatttctcactaaaataatgaaagacttctagctagaagtcttttattcctatccgaaagcacacacattcgtccaacaagggtgttttttctttcatcattttctccgacgaccaattgagctcaaattttcacaggttggttattttatgcatatgttgagatacaccaagtgagaacactggtctttgacagttaccaatagtgtaccttccctgtaaGCATTGTACATGGGACCAAAGTGGTCCAAACAACTTTTGAACATTTGCAAGACTTGCACGGTCTATAATAGCAGAGAAGACTGTGTCTAGGCAGTAGCCGTATGTTACCCCAGTACAATGGATCCATACCTTGGATATTATGACTTATTATGATTTTATATTTTACTCGTAGTGTCGGCAGCTGAGTGTTAAGAAATGTCGCTGTGGACAGAGAGAGAAGTCAATACTATGCTGTAAGGAGTATCTGTGTGATACGAAATGTCAACAGATGAAAGATTGTCAACGTCATCAATGCAAGAGGAAGGTAAATTTACTCTACTGAAATAAATTAGTTTGTCTACTTCCACAGGTTCGAAGGTCGAAAATCAAGTTCACAGCACTTAAGTTTCTCCATGTAGTGTGTACAATGCATTTCATGAACAATAATGTATACAGCGATGGCAAACATAACTTTCACTGTGCTTTCGCCATGTTTTTTACACATTATTGGAAGGAAATTATCATTGCAAAGGAGTTCATTAGTAGTgtagacattattggtaatttacaAAGGTATGATCTGATTTATTCAGTCActtgttaacattttgttttggtttgaagTAATGATGCAGTTGAACAAGTTGTGCTCACAACTTTCCAGGCAACACAAATGCAATCTTTGTACaaaaaagttttcaaatttaGTCGATATGTcttttaatacatgtacaagccCAAAGCTTCAATTTAGTCACAGCAATTAAACAAATGTGTAAATAGATCAAAAGATGGTTTCATCCTCaacataataaaccacaattgtAACACAAACAAATCATGACAATGAAAGTTATATCATTTTGATTTCTAGAAACTTCAATAGTCTGGTACTTTTTTCCCTGTGCTGTGAGTAAATACCTTTTGTGTAGTTGTGCCAAGGGCTAATGGGGTGATGAATGCAGAACTTccaaaagatttgttttttcaatttctAGTGTTGTGATGGTTCCTGTCCAGCCTGTGAGCAACTCTGCAACCGACCTCTTCCATGCAAGAACCACAGGTGCCCTTCTCAGTGTCATACAGGTCAGTTGGTAATTAACCTACATGACATGACTGGACCATTCTCCCTCATCAAATTCGTTCTGTAGAATCACttgaagttttcaagaaacatattgATTCTTTCCTGTTCAATCGCCGATTGCTAAGGACCAACTGGCTTTCCGTTATTGGTGCCTTTGTTTATTCCTTTTGTAAGAGCGCTCTAATGGCTGTTTACTATGATTGAACATGAATAAGCAGATTATGTTTTCATGGTTTAGCAAGAATCGTCATCTTTATTTGACTTTGGTTCAATCCTGCGTTGGTGTAACTTTCTGTAGAGAGCTTGATACTTTTGTAGTATCATGTCTCTATAGCCTTGGGTAATATTTTATTGGAAAGTGCGCTTTATACGTTTGTATCATcatattattaaaggaacacgttgccttggattggacgatttggtctataaaaagcgtttgaaaccgtttgttatgaaatgcatatgtttagaaagatgtttttaaagtagaatatgatgatccacacagtatcactcaaaattgcacggttttccttttacgtcgcgaactaacacggtcagcaatttatgggagtccaaaatttgactcccatgaatggccgaccgtgttagtcgacgaggtaaaaagaaaaccatgcaatttcgaggcatatttgtgtagatcattgtattctacttttacaacatctttctacccctatgcattttataacaaacggttacagaacgcttttcaaagaccaactcgaccgatccaaggcaacgtgttcctttaatacaattGTTATCATGTTACAGTCACTTCCTTGTTCTCATTGTTGTAGGTTTGTGTTATCCATGTCAAGAAACCATTGATGTCAAATGTTTCTGTGAATCCACGTGTAATACTGTGCCTTGTGGTCGTGAGAAATTCACCAAACCACCAAGATGTAATCAACCTTGCAAGTAAGTGGACAATTTCATAATCACTTCCTTAATGTTAATTTTTGCATCacggataaagaatataatttgtttgtttaccctTGCACCATTACACAGTTGTGTCGATTAAGCACTGACTCAGTaattttcccaagttctgtgaaaaaaaaatccactggcAAATCATTtcggtaggatttgaacccatgacttTTGACTTTTGTATTTTTTCGGATTTAGAATCCCTCCTAATTGTCACCATGCTGCACGTGATCGTCATCGATGTCACTTCAACCGATGTCAACCATGTCAACAAGCATGTGACAAGCCACTACCTCAATGCAGTCACCGCTGTCCATGGCAGTGTCATACTGCAGTCCTTATCAAACAGGTCGAGAACAAGGTTAGACCAGAACACAACTTCATAATCTTCTCGGAACTACCActgctcaaaagagatttacaaaatGGTGCAACTGCAAACCTCTCTTGATAATACTCTCAACATGccgagtttcaaatcctactcattctAATCACTGGCAAGAGAGGAAATATTGAATAAGCCCAATGGAATTTTAAAACTTAAtagaaaaaatccacaggcaaaccCGACCTAGCCAGGTCCCTAGAAGCAGTTCAAATCCTGTGTGATAGCAGCGAAACTTTTTTCCCTATTACgttgaatgtatttttaaatatctctctgattgttgtacaaaatattcCTGATGGccagatgcaaatgttggcagctctgtatATGATGAAATATTTGACGGTGTAGTAGTAGTGTTCACTTAAACAGTCAAAAGAAACTGATTATGAAATGGTTTTTATATGCATgtatggttgtacccgcaggTTTACTATTTATAGTTAGTTCTTATCTTCTGAAATGGTTTGCTTTATACCACAGGGAGCTAGAGCTGCCCCGTGGGAGCCCAAACCACAGGCACATTTAACACTGGTTGATAAGCCATGTCCACCCTGCCAGGTTCCTATACCAACAATGTGTGTTGGGAAACATGAGGTAAGTCAATCGCATAATGAAACAAGATGTAATAGTAATGATACTGTGTCGGCATACCCAGAGCTGTGGGGACTGCTACACAATGAAATGAAGGTCCTTTCAACATTTTCTTTGTAAAACTTGGTTCACACAATGTGATTCTTTAGAAAAGGGAATTATAGAACAACAACTGGAAGTCCCCAAATCTTTGTATGTTTGTGTGCAAAAGAATGTGTGTACACTTATAATGCGCTATGTCTGTCCTCAAAGACACATCATACTTAGTGAACACTCTTCGTTTTCATGGACCTCGTCTATGGAATGGACTCAGGCAGTGTGTGAAATCAAAGTCCTTTGTTGGCCAACTTAAAGCCGCTTTCAAGAATCATCTTTTATTAACCGTGTGGTTGTATCACTAGTATAATGTTTCATATGTCCTTCTGATGTCTACTACAGTTTATGTCCACTccgtttgtttgttcatttttggtttcattgtttcgttttgttttgtcttttgtatTTTGTCTTCCTTGTTCAATATTGTTTACTTaagtatattttttgtttgtgtttaaggCATTCCGTTTATAAGCTTCGGCTTCCTGTGTAATGCCTCCACATATAAGTTTTGTATCAAGTGGTTTTTATTCTTTTCTAAAGTGATTATCCttggtggaaataaatgttgatgaattgatattgaattgaattgaaagatgCTCCTGGCTTCAAATTTGACGGAGCTTGTTAAGAATGATTTTATGAGACTAGGCAACCATCCACCTTGCAATGAGTTCAAGGTGAGGTAGTACACATTGCTGTCAGACCATTGAAGAAACACCGAGGCATTACGATGAACGTACTCGGTTCTTTTTCTTGTattacatgggaccaacagctttacatcccaaTCAAAGGACAAAGTAACAATAGTCAAGTGTCTTGCCTAAGGACACATGActaggacttgaacccacactctgctgattagaaatgcaaaagcattttttatttttttatttcaatcaaGCTTGTGTTATATCTTGTAAAGTTTTAATATCTCGATTTAGAAGTGCTCTGGATTTActaagcaaaagtagtagtcccggatGATTGTTTACCCTTTGCCTGGGTAGTACATGCAGTTAAcaaacaggacagttcttttaagaactgagaagtctcccgcaTTCCCAAAAAATCCTCTGCGATAGTAGATTATGTAGatatgtacatggtgttaaagccattatacactttcggtacagaaagaagaaaaacaattcacagatttacaaataatttacagggtttacagaaggtaacggtgaaagacttctcttgaaatattgttccatgcaatgctttgctttttgagaaaacattaaaacaatataaattctcgatagcgagaattacggatttattttaaacacatgtcatgacacagcgaaacgcgcggaaacaagagtgggttttcccgttattttctcccgactctgatgaccaattgagtctgaattttcacaggtttgttatgttatatataaaatgtgatacacgaagtgtgggacttggacaatactgtttaccaaaagtgtataatgacttTAAGCCAAACCGTTAATATTTGATGATTGTTTTAACTCGTTTTCAGACTCATACTTTAAGATTCAGTTAGTTCCTTTCACTCATCTCATGTGCTACAAGTACAAGAATCGATGCATTTACTTGTCTCCAAGTGTTTATCAGTTTCTTCATCTAACTAGATATGATGGTCTTTTTGTTATTTAGATGCAAGATGTCCCCTGTGCCTTGATAGGACCATTCTCCTGTAAGAAGCAATGCGGACGTATGTTAGCATGTACAAATCATCACTGTACGCTAGAATGTCATCTGGTGACTGGTGCTGCAGATGACTCTATGGTAAGATACAGCACGGCTACCAACAAACCCTGGCTGTGGCTTGAGAACTTTATTGTGGTAGCGACCATCTCCTTTATCTCTCGTTTGAATCACCTGCCCTTTTTGAGACAACAGCTCGGACGTAGGCTCCGGTTTGGGCTTTGTCCATCAGATTGAAGACTGTAAAGAAAGCAAACATCTTCTAAATAACTTATGGAGCCTAAGACTAAGCCCAAGCCGGAAGTTCAAAGAAAAGATCCACATTAACCGAACCAACACTTTAAGGCGAAAAAGTTGGACCCCTGACGGTAGAAGTGAATCATTAGTCCTTGTAGTCTGGGAATATGATGGCAATTATGATAGTATGATTGAAAGTCTATTTTTGCACAAGTTTGGAACCAAACAATGAAAAGGTTTTCTGATTTTATAAGCACTCACTCACAAACTTGAAAACATTTTCTTGTTGTAGTTCGGGAAGGAATGTGAGCCGTGTGATAAAGAATGCAGTAAACCAAGACCCAAAGGATGTGTACATTCATGTATCAGGCCGTGCCACACCGGATCCTGTCCTGCATGTAAGAAGAGTATACGTCAACGATGCCATTGTAAGATAATGATGTTACATATTGACTGCCGGTAAGTATGATGAAGTTGAACTATCTTGCTTACTGACGTAGGTTTAGTGCTGGACGTTTAACCCCCATGTTTTGATATCTAGTTAACAGATTTAGAGTATCATCGCAATGGCGAAACTAATTGGGGCATGTGTCCACCAATTGATGTCcattctgtgaacaaaatccacaggcatattactcggggtgggattcaaacccacaaactttgccattctagagccaGGTTCAAGCACCTCCACAGTGATTTGCATGGTGAAATCACACTTTGCTGGGCATTTAAGAGTGATTTACAGCTCATTTAAGATCGGTCTTAGCTTTTTCTGAAACTGGCCGTAAATGTCTTAtaccagtaataataatatttaaaatttatattgctccccttacaaacaaaatgatcaaaggctcagaacacattttaaaaagcacagagtagaagaaaaagacaagaaaaagaCTGGTAACCAGGCCAGTGCCGAATAGTCCTAGACCAACGAAtgataattatttgttattctctATCAGTCAATGGACGTCTGCTAACGATGATGAGAAAGCTGACTTAGTGTCATGTAAAGGACCATGTACCAAACAACTACCATGTTCTCATCTATGTAACAAGAGCTGCCATCCTGGAGACTGCTCAAAATCTGAAGATTGTATTCACAAAGTCTCCATCAGATGCTCATGTAGGAGGAGGAAGAAGGTAATGAAGGGATCACTATGGTAGCAcataagtaattttttttttttttttctcgaataATGTCATATCATCAACAAGATAAATGCCcgaacattgaaatgtgaatggcttttcttcttggagattgcctggaatcGGTTGTCTGTAatttgccttgtgtgacatgaccctaagACTTTCagtcattgttttttgtttgttttgtgtaggATTTCCCCTGTAAAGATGTGCGAGAAGGCAATGCTAAGGTGAAGTGTGATACATCTTGTAAGCAAGCTATGGAGAAACAGGAGCAGAGAAAGGAAGAGGAGAAACTGAAGAAAGAAGAGGAAGATAAAGCTCAGCAACAGGTGATTTACTTTTAAGTCATACTCCTGGGAAAAGTAAAATTATCCGCCCCTTCCTCTTATCATCCTCTAAATTAGGAAATAGTATTACGTGTACAGTAGCTCTTGCAAATTGCTAACCAACCAAAATTAACTACTCCAGCCTCTATAATGCtctctaaaactgaaacttccttccttgtattctatccattgggttcttggctagtacagtgattaaattTGCTTTGCCGAGAGTCCTTGGCATCACAAcaagaataaatgaaataaaattaaatgaaaagtCACATTGTATGCCAACTCTTGGGAACACATACACACACACTATACGTTATATAGTTTTGGCTGCCAATTCCTAGGTTGTATTGTAAGCTTTGGTGTGATTGCAGGCTATTCGGGGCTTCGGACTGGCACCCCGTATACAAGTATTGAAAAAATAAGGCGACTGCCGACAGAGGGCTAgatgttggttcaaatcccactttcGGCAATATTTCATTGCTCAATCCAAACCATCAAATAATTTTAGTCATTTTTTTATTGTGTTATGACAGCCGTAATTTATCAAAACTTGGAGTTAGTGAGTCAGTTTaagataaaaaacaaatctttaatacttcaaattatttttgttgctcgttttttttttttcaacagcggGACCAGGACGAGTACGAGCGCCTGATGAACGCAAAGGGGAAAAAGCGTCGAGGGCGACGTAAAACGGACGAAGTTGTTGAACTTCGCTTCTGGCAGGAAAAGAAATTCCAGATCATCTTATTGTCTGCTGCCATTGTTCTAGCTGCTCTGTCATACGTAATTTTCTTTGCTTAATTACATTCCAGAGAACAATTCATGCAGTTATGTAAATTTCATTTTATCTTTATCTAATAGTAAAATATGGATAAGGGACCCAGAAATAATTTGTTCTTTGTAAGAATTATATGTTAATGCCATAAAAACAATGGCGCTTCATCCTGTTTTGGTTTATGGGTTTTTGGTGGGGGTTAATCAACTTAAAGATGAAGATGGAAAATGttggttcctttttttttgggggggggggggtggcagtgTCCTTTTGTCAGTACCTTGTAATGgtatattaaaatataaaaataaaataggcATGAATGGAGCATCTCAACAGTCCGGAGAGTAGAAACATTCAAATTGGATTAATTAACTCTTTCATTCACTGACCAGTCGCTAGCGaccagtttaaagccattggaccctttcggtacagggaaagaaaaaaaaagttcacagatatacaaataataaagaaaaaaaaaaaaaaaattcacaggtttgtgatttatataaaagttgtgatacacgaagtgtgggccttggacaatactgtttaccgaaagggtccaatggctttaaaccctTCAGACAAAcagttgtaaaacaaaatagaaagaTTATACATGTATGACTACATGTACAGTTCTCAAAATGGGAAAGAGGACTCTTGAAAGTGCTATTGTGGCAAATTTTTGGGGAGGTCGCCGTTCGCAAACAAAACCGAGTAAACAATATATTTGTCCATAATATGGATCATATTATGATcaatttattacaaaaaaaatggaAGGCTCAAGTGTTCCAGCATCTGTACAAGGACCAGTTCATTGGACTGCGGGAGCATTTAAGATGCCAACCCACTTAGTCTATAGTGTTGAAATGTTCCCATGGTTCGGCACAATGTCACAGTCCAGCAGAGTTGGGGTCCACTGGATTTCAGGCTATGCTTTGGTTAACATTCCTGTGCCCAAACATGCCTGACATTTAAGATGCTCACAACTTATCACAAGTGTTTTCTGACAAAAACTAGAACAGGATAAAAGTCAAATTCTTAAGATTGTCACTTATTTATTAAGTGTTTTCTAAACACAATTTTGGAAACCTTGGCCCTTGTCCACCTTAACCACAATCTTATGTCACCCTAATCCTAACTGTTAAGACTTCTCAATTCTCCACAATCAGGCCCTTTGATATGAGGATTTATTAGGGTTAgggatacatgtacgtgtaatTTACCACAATAACTCCACTCACACAATCATTAAACAAACACATCTA
It encodes:
- the LOC139935687 gene encoding NF-X1-type zinc finger protein NFXL1-like, with amino-acid sequence MSNKQSTPSNRPAGRGRGGKGRGRGAGNSSGNHVNQWTQGDPSTRAWGKPGQGRGGNQGNATGSQGNQWMQGDAGKRAWDKPGEQARKKKAAAEQAKPTKPAPTAEERFREASSQIHDSVQRHMDQGDLEMEESSSEDEMDDTEILQSTFRMYTNQYGDNSTELEKTSQYLVESCRSGANVCLVCIGKVKRLDAIWTCSKCYCVLHLPCVQKWAKEGALQMQNDDTSTKKSSVWSCPKCRYEQPIFAIPKRYSCFCAKVIDPPFHPWLSPHTCGQTCERPLRPECGHKCLLLCHPGPCPPCPKMVRSACHCQRQQPQPRRCSSKTWSCGQTCGKVLSCGQHSCQQPCHEGVCKPCLRTSKQPCHCGKLRSVRPCATPQWQCDSVCNKQLSCGHHRCEVVCHSGLCGDCPRSGKRFCPCGKTSFQIPCTENIPTCGDTCDKLLECGLHKCTRRCHSGPCETCRQLSVKKCRCGQREKSILCCKEYLCDTKCQQMKDCQRHQCKRKCCDGSCPACEQLCNRPLPCKNHRCPSQCHTGLCYPCQETIDVKCFCESTCNTVPCGREKFTKPPRCNQPCKIPPNCHHAARDRHRCHFNRCQPCQQACDKPLPQCSHRCPWQCHTAVLIKQVENKGARAAPWEPKPQAHLTLVDKPCPPCQVPIPTMCVGKHEMQDVPCALIGPFSCKKQCGRMLACTNHHCTLECHLVTGAADDSMFGKECEPCDKECSKPRPKGCVHSCIRPCHTGSCPACKKSIRQRCHCKIMMLHIDCRQWTSANDDEKADLVSCKGPCTKQLPCSHLCNKSCHPGDCSKSEDCIHKVSIRCSCRRRKKDFPCKDVREGNAKVKCDTSCKQAMEKQEQRKEEEKLKKEEEDKAQQQRDQDEYERLMNAKGKKRRGRRKTDEVVELRFWQEKKFQIILLSAAIVLAALSYVIFFA